The following are encoded together in the Mesoplodon densirostris isolate mMesDen1 chromosome 2, mMesDen1 primary haplotype, whole genome shotgun sequence genome:
- the LOC132481442 gene encoding glutathione S-transferase Mu 3 isoform X2 has translation MPSACSWSSRIQPKKRKDTRAGKLPYLIDGKNKITQSNAILRYIARKHNMCGETEEEKIRVDMMENQIMDFRMQLIQLCYNPDHEKLKPQYLEQLPGQLKQFSLFLGEYSWFAGEKLTFVDFLTYDVLDQNHIFEPKCLDEFPNLKAFMCRFEALEKIAAYMQSDRFLKMPINNKMAQWGNKRIC, from the exons ATGCCATCCGCATGCTCCTGGAGTTCACGGATACAGCCTAAGAAGAGAAAAGATACACGTGCGGGGAAG ctGCCCTATCTCATAGACGGTAAGAACAAGATCACCCAGAGCAACGCCATCTTGCGCTATATCGCCCGCAAGCACAATATGT GTGGTGAGACTGAAGAAGAAAAGATTCGAGTGGACATGATGGAGAACCAAATAATGGATTTTCGCATGCAGCTGATACAACTCTGCTACAACCCTGACCAC GAAAAACTGAAGCCTCAGTACTTGGAACAGCTACCTGGACAACTGAAACAGTTCTCCTTGTTCCTGGGGGAATACTCATGGTTTGCAGGAGAAAAg CTCACCTTTGTGGATTTCCTCACCTATGATGTGTTAGATCAGAACCATATCTTTGAGCCCAAGTGCCTGGATGAATTTCCAAATCTGAAGGCTTTCATGTGCCGTTTTGAG GCCTTGGAGAAAATAGCTGCCTACATGCAGTCTGACCGCTTCCTTAAGATGCCCATCAACAACAAGATGGCCCAGTGGGGCAACAAGAGAATATGCTGA
- the LOC132481442 gene encoding glutathione S-transferase Mu 3 isoform X3: MKFKLDLDFLNLPYLIDGKNKITQSNAILRYIARKHNMCGETEEEKIRVDMMENQIMDFRMQLIQLCYNPDHEKLKPQYLEQLPGQLKQFSLFLGEYSWFAGEKLTFVDFLTYDVLDQNHIFEPKCLDEFPNLKAFMCRFEALEKIAAYMQSDRFLKMPINNKMAQWGNKRIC; encoded by the exons ATGAAATTCAAACTAGACCTGGACTTTCTTAAC ctGCCCTATCTCATAGACGGTAAGAACAAGATCACCCAGAGCAACGCCATCTTGCGCTATATCGCCCGCAAGCACAATATGT GTGGTGAGACTGAAGAAGAAAAGATTCGAGTGGACATGATGGAGAACCAAATAATGGATTTTCGCATGCAGCTGATACAACTCTGCTACAACCCTGACCAC GAAAAACTGAAGCCTCAGTACTTGGAACAGCTACCTGGACAACTGAAACAGTTCTCCTTGTTCCTGGGGGAATACTCATGGTTTGCAGGAGAAAAg CTCACCTTTGTGGATTTCCTCACCTATGATGTGTTAGATCAGAACCATATCTTTGAGCCCAAGTGCCTGGATGAATTTCCAAATCTGAAGGCTTTCATGTGCCGTTTTGAG GCCTTGGAGAAAATAGCTGCCTACATGCAGTCTGACCGCTTCCTTAAGATGCCCATCAACAACAAGATGGCCCAGTGGGGCAACAAGAGAATATGCTGA
- the LOC132481442 gene encoding glutathione S-transferase Mu 3 isoform X1, with product MKFKLDLDFLNVGGFRRRGDRNRREGLQLPYLIDGKNKITQSNAILRYIARKHNMCGETEEEKIRVDMMENQIMDFRMQLIQLCYNPDHEKLKPQYLEQLPGQLKQFSLFLGEYSWFAGEKLTFVDFLTYDVLDQNHIFEPKCLDEFPNLKAFMCRFEALEKIAAYMQSDRFLKMPINNKMAQWGNKRIC from the exons ATGAAATTCAAACTAGACCTGGACTTTCTTAACGTAGGTGGCTTTAGGAGAAGAGGGgacagaaacagaagagaaggccTTCAA ctGCCCTATCTCATAGACGGTAAGAACAAGATCACCCAGAGCAACGCCATCTTGCGCTATATCGCCCGCAAGCACAATATGT GTGGTGAGACTGAAGAAGAAAAGATTCGAGTGGACATGATGGAGAACCAAATAATGGATTTTCGCATGCAGCTGATACAACTCTGCTACAACCCTGACCAC GAAAAACTGAAGCCTCAGTACTTGGAACAGCTACCTGGACAACTGAAACAGTTCTCCTTGTTCCTGGGGGAATACTCATGGTTTGCAGGAGAAAAg CTCACCTTTGTGGATTTCCTCACCTATGATGTGTTAGATCAGAACCATATCTTTGAGCCCAAGTGCCTGGATGAATTTCCAAATCTGAAGGCTTTCATGTGCCGTTTTGAG GCCTTGGAGAAAATAGCTGCCTACATGCAGTCTGACCGCTTCCTTAAGATGCCCATCAACAACAAGATGGCCCAGTGGGGCAACAAGAGAATATGCTGA
- the EPS8L3 gene encoding LOW QUALITY PROTEIN: epidermal growth factor receptor kinase substrate 8-like protein 3 (The sequence of the model RefSeq protein was modified relative to this genomic sequence to represent the inferred CDS: inserted 1 base in 1 codon), translating to MSRPSSRAIYLHRKEYLQNLTSEPTHLQLRVEHLLTCKLGTQRVQEPKDVLQKLQEMDAQGQVWSQDLLLQVRDGWLQLLDIETKEELESYRLDRIKAMDVALNTCSYNSVLSITAQDSGLRVTNTLLFQCQDVGAERLKTSLQKALEEELEQRPRCGALPPGQDRCRGSLLERPIPKEQVPPLECRPPPEQHHWMTPEHNTPPSPRPLPHHSSIQKSSAFTLPPSRRSPSPGDPEWDKEVLNHVLRDIELFMGKLKEAQSNTSHKKKRQGKKKIKHQGGITEAHYIDCFQKIKYSFNLLGKLAMMLQDTSAPDFVHLLFQTLNSILKQCPEPGLAAQVISPLLTTKAIDLLQSCLSPPESNLWKGLGIAWTTSQANWTGSEPLPYQPTFYDGWQLPEPSYQAPSRNQDSTSLREESPRLGSNSHFAQEETHNHGPHPVPSRPGPVEPALKMQVLYEFEARNPRELTVVQGEVLEVLDQSKQWWLVKNEVGQSGYIPSNILEPLQSGFPGSKSKSPPWAPGLRLSSRPEEVTAWLQAENFSTVEDSRVHDGAPAASHETWGATDAVSPGGPTGPGTAGSCQKDAGDEPLGXNSNTSKTETFSQARWWI from the exons caCCTGCTGACATGTAAGCTGGGGACGCAGAGAGTCCAGGAGCCCAAGGATGTCCTGCAAAAGCTGCAGGAAATGGATGCTCAGGGCCAGGTGTGGAGCCAGGACTTGCTCCTGCAGGTCAGGGATGGCTGGCTCCAGCTGCTGGACATCGAGACAAAG GAGGAACTGGAATCTTACCGCCTGGACAGAATCAAGGCCATGGACGTGGCACTCAACACCTGCTCCTACAACTCTGTCCTGTCCATCACTGCACAGGATTCAGGCCTGCGAGTCACTAACACTCTGCTTTTCCAGTGCCAGGACGTGGGG GCAGAGCGACTGAAGACCAGCCTGCAGAAGGCTCTGGAGGAGGAGCTAGAGCAAAG ACCCCGATGCGGAGCCCTTCCCCCAGGTCAGGACAGATGCAGGGGGTCTCTTCTGGAAAGGCCGATCCCTAAGGAGCAGGTACCTCCTCTGGAGTGCAGACCCCCTCCAGAACAGCACCACTGGATGACCCCAGAGCACA ATACACCACCATCCCCAAGGCCCCTGCCACACCACTCCAGCATCCAAAAGTCAAGTGCCTTCACTTTGCCTCCTTCGAGGAGGTCCCCATCCCCCGGGGACCCAGAATGGGATAAG GAGGTGCTGAACCACGTCCTAAGAGACATCGAGCTATTCATGGGAAAGCTGAAGGAGGCCCAGTCAAACACCAGTCATAAGAAGAAGAGACaggggaagaaaaagataaagcatCAGGGGG GGATAACAGAGGCACATTACATCGACTGCTTCCAGAAGATCAAGTACAGCTTCAACCTCCTG GGAAAGCTGGCCATGATGCTGCAGGATACAAGCGCCCCTGATTTCGTACACCTCCTCTTCCAAACTCTGAACTCC ATCCTGAAGCAGTGTCCTGAGCCTGGCCTAGCAGCCCAAGTGATCTCACCCCTCCTCACCACCAAGGCCATTGATCTGCTGCAGTCCTGTCTAAGCCCACCTGAGAGTAACCTCTGGAAGGGGCTGGGCATAGCCTGGACCACCAGCCA GGCCAACTGGACAGGCAGTGAGCCCCTGCCCTACCAACCCACATTCTATGATGGTTGGCAGCTTCCAGAACCTTCCTACCAG GCACCTTCAAGAAACCAAGACTCTACTTCCCTCCG TGAGGAAAGCCCTAGGTTAGGGAGCAACTCGCACTTTGCTCAAGAGGAGACACACAACCACGGACCCCACCCTGTGCCCTCCAGACCCGGACCTGTCGAGCCAGCCCTGAAAATGCAAGTCCTATATGAGTTTGAAGCTAGGAACCCACGGGAACTGACTGTGGTCCAGGGAGAGGTACTGGAG GTTCTGGACCAGAGTAAGCAGTGGTGGCTGGTGAAGAATGAAGTGGGACAGAGCGGCTATATCCCCAGCAACATCCTGGAGCCCCTGCAGTCGGGGTTCCCTGGAAGCAAGAGCAAGTCGCCCCCTTGG GCTCCAGGGCTTCGACTTAGCTCAAGGCCTGAGGAGGTCACAGCCTGGTTGCAGGCAGAGAACTTCTCCACTGT TGAAGACTCTCGGGTGCATGACGGGGCGCCAGCTGCTTCACATGAGACCTGGGGAGCTACAGATGCTGTGTCCCCAGGAGGCCCCACAGGTCCTGGCACGGCTGGAAGCTGTCAGAAGGATGCTGGGG ATGAACCCTTAG GCAACTCAAACACCTCCAAGACCGAGACTTTCTCACAAGCAAGATGGTGGATCTGA